From the Paenibacillus tianjinensis genome, the window CTGTTCTTGGTCTTTTCCATATAATCAGGCATGATAATACCAACCCGTCTATGTCCACGGATTGCGAACAGCTCGGCGGTCTTTCGCCCGATTTCAAAATTATCGACATGGACATTGGTATAGACATTGCTCTCCCGGTTGAAGATGACTGTGGGCAAGCCTAATGGATTAAGTTCCAGATATTCTTGATCCTCTTGAGAAATCCCTGTCAAGATCACGCCGTTGAACAATCCTTGTTCGCACTTGCTTCTCATCTTATGAATCTGGGAACGCCGGTAGGGATGGATCGTCATCTCAAACTCGTTCTCCTCCCGCATCATAACGCCCTGCGCCCCCATAAAGAAACGTCCAAGCATGTCGGCGGACAGGTCGTTCGGCCAGAATGCAGCAATGACCGGGACATTCTTGTTACCGGACTGCCGCAGGCGCCGCGCAGCCACATTGGGTAAATACCCGTAGCTCTTCGCTGCCTCCATCACTCTCTCTTGGGTTTTCTTGGAGATCCTCATCTCATCACCGCGGCCGTTTAATACCAGGGACACAGTTCCAACAGATAAGTTTGTTTTCTCAGCTATCTCTTTAATGGTGGACATTGATCTCACCCTGTTCTTATTGATTACGACTATCCGCGTATCTCCTACTATTTTATCAGAAACCGCAGCTTTAACCTATTCCATCCTTCATCTCACCGGTTTGAGTTTCCTTTCGGTTTGACAACTAAGACTACCAAGTGATACGTTTAGGATGCTTGTTAAAACGAAATTGCAATGCATAACCTTATTAGTTGTGGAGACCAGAAAATGAAGAACAAAACCGTCATTTCCACCTCGCCCTCACTGTGGACCACAGACTTCGTACTCGTTACCGCCGTCATGACGCTTACGCGTATCTGCACCCAGGTACAGACCATATCCATGCCTCTTTATTTCCAACACCTCGGGGCAAGCATTACGGTGGCCGGACTGTCCATGACCGCCTTTACCATCGCTGCTATGCTCTTCCGTCCGTTCGTCGGAGCGTTATTGGACCAACGGGGAAGGAAGCCGCTCCTGATCATAGGATTGTTTCTATATGCCCTTTCCACCTTTGCTTACGGTTTGGTTACCATGATTCCGCTCCTGATTGTTCTCCGCATCATTCACGGAGCCTCATTCTCGGCCAGTTCTACCTCCACCAGTGCTATGATTACCGATATTCTCCCTGAGAAGCACATGACACAAGGCTTGGCCTATTACGGTATGTTCGGCACCCTGTCCATTGCCTTGGCTCCTTCCATGACTCTTTATTTCATTGATCACGCCACCTATACGACACTCTTCAGTGTAACATCGGGGCTTAGTGTTGTTGCATTGTTGATTAGCCTTGTCGTTACCTCCGAGCGAAGCCGTCTCTCCAAAATTGCTGAACATCAAAGCAGGGCAGAGTTGGAGACGAGAACGGATTCGATACCGGCTAAATACTCCATATGGAACTCGTTTATTGTAAGGAAAGCTTTTTCTCCTGTGCTCACCATGCTCTCTATAACCATCGCGACGAGCGCTGTTACTGTTTTCTTGCCCACTTACTCCAGAGCTGTCGGAATCCCCGGTATTGGCCTTTTTTACTTGGTGCAGGCAGCTGCCCTGGCCGCATCCAGCATAGTGATCGGCCATCTTTCTAAGAAATGGGGGGCGGTTATGGTGATCCGCTGCAGCTTGCTCGCCCTGGGCTCCTCTATCATGGTCATTAGTCTATGCCCCACCCTGTGGGCGATTCTATTGGCCGCCGCGCTCTTCGGATTCGCTAATGGATTGTTGATGCCTGAGCTAAATGCTCTAGCTGTACTTAGTGCTGCACCCAACCGCAGAGGGCAGGCAAGTGCCATGTTCTACCTTGCGCTTGATATTGGCATCGGGACCGGCGCGGCGGTCTGGGGATGGGTCTCCGATACCATTGGTATCCAGTGGATCTACATAATAGCCGGATGCTTACCCTTCATACTTCTGCTAGTCTCAGTATTATGCCGCATTGATTATAATCTGGGTTCCGTTCAAGCAGAACAACAGGTGCGGCCATATGGCAATGAGGGAACTACGCTCGCAGCACAGTCAAAAGAATGAGATCTCAATGTTCCTTGATGAGTATACAGGATACAATCGTGTAGAATAGCGGCTCTTTAACGTATCATTCTTCACATGCGCCAAAATTTTACAATGATAAGCTTGATAATAGATGCCTTATGACACTTTAGGAGGTAATTCAATGAGCAAGTACGACGAAGCCATGAAGCTGCTGGAAGAACAAGTGGGTAATAAGGACGGCCTGATCACTCTGTCTACTATCGCGCTGGAACCGGGGGCCAATGGCAAAAGCCGCCCCGCCGCCCGCATTGTGGACGCCTATTATGAGGACGGTGCGTTTTACACCGTCACTTACGCGACCTCAGGCAAGATGCAGCAGATCGCAGAGAACCCCGAAGTCGCCGTTTGTATCATCGTCGAGAACTTTACGGCCGATGGTATCGGTGAGAACCTGGGCTGGGTATGTGACGAGCAAAACGCGGAGATGATGACAAAGCTGCGTACCATATTCGCCGATTGGTATTACGAAGCCAATAACGACGAAGACCCTAACACATGCCTGCTGCGCATTCGCCTGATAAAGGGCCTCTGGAATGACGCCCATAAAGGGATCAGAAATGAGATTGATTTTGTCCATAAGACGGTAAGTTAAGGGATCTTTGTGGTTCGCCTTATTGGATTAATGAGAAGTAAACATTTGATAATAGACAGTGTTAGCTCAAAGGGAGTGTCCGTACACTCCTTTTTTCGCCGTTACTTATGGTACGGTTCACCGCACTTTCTTTAGCAGCAAGTTTTTTTCTAAGGACACCCTTTATGGGATGATCCTCTCTTGAACAACAATTTTGAGAAATCTTGAAACTTTTCTTATAATTGACCTTATTTCAACGAGTATACTCTATGTATGCCACACTAAAAATGGAACGCAACATGGTTCGATCAGCAAAAGTGGTGACTTCTACTCATATCCACGAAATTGTATTAGTTAATAGAGGAGGCAGAGCCTATATGGGGAAACATGATTTTTCATCCGCTTTGGGGGAATTCATCAAATCGCGCAGACATCGGCTTCAACCTGAAAATGCGGGAATCAAACCCTTGCCTGGCAGGAGGCGTACTCCGGGACTTCGAAGGGAAGAAGTCGCCTATCTGGCCAATGTCAGCGTAACTTATTATACTTGGCTAGAACAGGGCCGAGAGAGGAATCCTTCCCCAGAAATCTTGTCCCACATCAGCCAAGCGCTGCAACTGGATACAGACGAGCGGAAGCACTTATTCGACCTGGCCGCACCCGATCCAATCAGCTTCAGCATGACCCAGAGATCAGATAAACCCGATAACGGATTTTTGCAAAACCTTGTGGATCAAATGCGTTATCCTTCTTTCATTGCCAATGAGTTTGCCGATTTGATCGTCTGGAATCGAGGAGTGGAGCTCGTTGTCGCGGACTTCAGCCAATTGCCCGAAAGCGAACGAAATATGGTGGCGCTGGTGTTTCTGGATCCGGAGTACCCAAAGAAGCTTGTAAACTGGGAAGATTTTGCTCGTCACATGACGGCGTTAATCCGGGCAGGCTTCGACAGTAACAAAAACAACCCCATGTACATGGAACGCTATGAGCATCTTAGACGGAATAGCGAAGACTTCGTACGTTTGTGGGAGTGGCATGAGATCCGGCAAAAAAGCTCTGCCCCGATTCATTATCTTCTTCCAGACGGACAGGAATTGGCGTTCACGATCCATTGCGCTGCCCTCGACAATAATCCGGAACTGCAATGGTGCTTCTTCGTTCCTACACCAGGTTCGGGAACGGAAGAGCGACTAGCAAAATTGCTGGAGCAAGACGCCGGGTGGCCGCCGCAATCTTAGCCTGTTAGTTCCGTTAATAGTATAAAGACACAGTGGTTATCCCCTTCTATCGTTGGTATTATCTTAACAATATCAAGACGAGGGGGCTGTGTCATGAATACATATGCATATCAGGGCAAGCTGGCAGTGGTCACCGGTGCTTCATCCGGAATTGGCGAAGTGTATGCTGGGGCGCTGGCTGCACAAGGCTGCCATGTCGTACTAGCCGCACGCTCAGAAAAGAAGCTGAACGCATTGGCCGGCGAAATTCAACGTAAGTATGGAGTGCAGGCGTATGCCCTGCCCTGCGATTTGTCCAAAGCAGGTGCCCCGCGCCAACTAGCCGAATCCATCGCCGAGCTCGGCCTAACGGTAGATATTCTAATCAATAACGCAGGCGTTGGCACGCATGGCCGCTTTGAGGAGATCGATCCGGAGCGCGAGCAGGAGGAAATTATGCTGAACACCGCTGCTCTTGTCGACCTGACGCATCATTTTCTGCCCGGTATGCTGCAGCGCAAGGATGGAGTCGTCGTCAACGTGGCTTCAATGGCCGCGTTCGCACCTTGCGCCTATTCGGCTGTTTACGGTGCAACCAAGGCTTTCGTGTTATCTTTCTCCGAAGCGTTGTGGGCCGAAACCCGTGGACGCGGTGTGCGCGTCCTTACCCTGTGTCCGGGGGCGACGGATACAGGCTTTTTCGATGCTGTCGGCAGCAGGGACATGGCGGCGGGTAGCGCATTGTCCACTCCAGAGAAAGTCGTGCAAGCTGGATTTCGCGGAATCGACAAAGGCAGCATTTATATCATCGACGGGCGAAATAATCACATGGCAGCTCAGATGGGTCGTTTTCTTCCCCGTCATAGAGTAGCTATGATAATGGAACGCATCTCGCGCCCCAAAAAACATTGAGAACCCACTTAAGCTGCGATTCTTACGCTTTGGGGCGCTAATCACAATGCTCTCTTAACTCATGGTTCTGTTTCATATAATGCTAGAGTCTTATTTTTACGCAATCGGAGTACCATTAGGTTAACATAAATACATCCACC encodes:
- a CDS encoding pyridoxamine 5'-phosphate oxidase family protein; the encoded protein is MSKYDEAMKLLEEQVGNKDGLITLSTIALEPGANGKSRPAARIVDAYYEDGAFYTVTYATSGKMQQIAENPEVAVCIIVENFTADGIGENLGWVCDEQNAEMMTKLRTIFADWYYEANNDEDPNTCLLRIRLIKGLWNDAHKGIRNEIDFVHKTVS
- a CDS encoding SDR family NAD(P)-dependent oxidoreductase; the protein is MNTYAYQGKLAVVTGASSGIGEVYAGALAAQGCHVVLAARSEKKLNALAGEIQRKYGVQAYALPCDLSKAGAPRQLAESIAELGLTVDILINNAGVGTHGRFEEIDPEREQEEIMLNTAALVDLTHHFLPGMLQRKDGVVVNVASMAAFAPCAYSAVYGATKAFVLSFSEALWAETRGRGVRVLTLCPGATDTGFFDAVGSRDMAAGSALSTPEKVVQAGFRGIDKGSIYIIDGRNNHMAAQMGRFLPRHRVAMIMERISRPKKH
- a CDS encoding helix-turn-helix domain-containing protein gives rise to the protein MGKHDFSSALGEFIKSRRHRLQPENAGIKPLPGRRRTPGLRREEVAYLANVSVTYYTWLEQGRERNPSPEILSHISQALQLDTDERKHLFDLAAPDPISFSMTQRSDKPDNGFLQNLVDQMRYPSFIANEFADLIVWNRGVELVVADFSQLPESERNMVALVFLDPEYPKKLVNWEDFARHMTALIRAGFDSNKNNPMYMERYEHLRRNSEDFVRLWEWHEIRQKSSAPIHYLLPDGQELAFTIHCAALDNNPELQWCFFVPTPGSGTEERLAKLLEQDAGWPPQS
- a CDS encoding MFS transporter; this encodes MKNKTVISTSPSLWTTDFVLVTAVMTLTRICTQVQTISMPLYFQHLGASITVAGLSMTAFTIAAMLFRPFVGALLDQRGRKPLLIIGLFLYALSTFAYGLVTMIPLLIVLRIIHGASFSASSTSTSAMITDILPEKHMTQGLAYYGMFGTLSIALAPSMTLYFIDHATYTTLFSVTSGLSVVALLISLVVTSERSRLSKIAEHQSRAELETRTDSIPAKYSIWNSFIVRKAFSPVLTMLSITIATSAVTVFLPTYSRAVGIPGIGLFYLVQAAALAASSIVIGHLSKKWGAVMVIRCSLLALGSSIMVISLCPTLWAILLAAALFGFANGLLMPELNALAVLSAAPNRRGQASAMFYLALDIGIGTGAAVWGWVSDTIGIQWIYIIAGCLPFILLLVSVLCRIDYNLGSVQAEQQVRPYGNEGTTLAAQSKE
- a CDS encoding LacI family DNA-binding transcriptional regulator; the encoded protein is MSTIKEIAEKTNLSVGTVSLVLNGRGDEMRISKKTQERVMEAAKSYGYLPNVAARRLRQSGNKNVPVIAAFWPNDLSADMLGRFFMGAQGVMMREENEFEMTIHPYRRSQIHKMRSKCEQGLFNGVILTGISQEDQEYLELNPLGLPTVIFNRESNVYTNVHVDNFEIGRKTAELFAIRGHRRVGIIMPDYMEKTKNSQRQMGFIESCSRYGLTLDEAHIQSAPMTMEGGNRAAVRMLEGEGEPPTAVFFPISIMAVAALSVFHGAGIKIPDQMEIMTYGDHEIERYTVPSLSTIKLPVEEMARVSINLILEAIRGTAGHNSSVVFETPFIFRQSCGGYTNEL